The window GATACCCACTCGGGTGTGGGCCGTTACGATCTGACTCACGAGTGGTCTGAAAAAACCGGTGAATACAAACAAGGCATCGCGCGTATTTGGGATAACACGAATATTCCTCAAGACATCAAAAGCTACATCGACTCTATCAAAGCGCTAAACAATGGTGAAAACCTGCGTTACTACCCTGGCTCACCTCGCGTGGCACGCGCCCAAATCCGCGAGCAAGACCGCATGGTATTAACCGAACTTCACCCTGCCGACCATCCGCTATTGGAGCAAGAGTTCCATCGCGATCGTCAGGTGAGCATCTACAAAGAGGATGGCTTTCAGCGCCTAAAAGCGAGCCTACCTCCGCAAGAACGTCGTGGCTTGGTGCTGATTGACCCACCATACGAGTTAGCAAAAGAGTATCGTGATGTAGTACGCGCTATTCACCAGAGTCACAAACGTTGGGCGACGGGCATCTACGCTATCTGGTATCCGGTGGTCAACCGCATCGACATTGATGACATGATCGAAGGATTGGAAGCACTAGGTATTCGTAAGATTCTGCAAATTGAACTTGGCGTCGCTCCAGATACCAACGAGCGTGGCATGACCGCATCAGGCATGATTGTGATTAACCCGCCATGGAAACTGGAAAGCCAGATGAAAGAGATTCTGCCGTTCCTGCAAGAAGCGATTGCACCTGCGACTGGTCACTGGAAAGTCGATTGGATTGTGCCTGAGTAAGCATCTCTGCACAAAACTCTCTCAGCGCAACGAGGTCATCGTTGCGCTTTTTTCCTCCTCGACTTCGCACTTCACCGGCACTTATTCTACTTTTTGAGCCTCTCATCGCTATTTGTCATAAGTCTTGTCGCTTTTTCCCATTTAGGAATTAGTCGGATTCGATTTATCATAGTCAGACTTCTTAACAAAATGTTGCGGCGATATTGAGTTAACATCTCATCACCCCAATGTATTTGTTAACCAGAAATTCATACGCTCTTGGAGAAAGTAATGGCGACTCATTTTGACTATATCTGTATCGGTGGCGGCAGTGGCGGCATCGCATCTGCAAACCGTGCAGCCATGTACGGCGCGAAAGTAGCGCTGATTGAAGCACAAGACCTTGGTGGCACCTGTGTAAACGTAGGTTGTGTACCAAAGAAAGTGATGTGGCATGGCGCACAAATCGCAGAAGCAATGAACCTGTACGCGGAAGATTACGGGTTTGATGTCGACGTAAAAGGTTTCGACTGGAGCAAACTGGTAGAGAGTCGTCAGGCGTACATTGGTCGTATCCACCAATCTTACGACCGTGTTCTAGGCAACAACAAAGTAAATGTCATTAAAGGCTTCGCTAAGTTTGTTGACGAAAAAACCGTTGAAGTAAACGGTGAACACTACACTGCCGATCACATCCTGATCGCTGTTGGTGGCCGTCCAACCATTCCAAACATCCCGGGCGCAGAATACGGCATCGATTCAAACGGCTTCTTCGACCTGGCTGAGCAACCCAAACGTGTTGCGGTTGTTGGTGCAGGCTACATCGCGGTTGAAATCGCAGGCGTACTACACGCACTAGGCACAGAAACACACCTGTTCGTACGTAAAGAATCGCCACTACGTAGCTTCGATCCAATGATCATCGAGACGTTGGTTGAAGTGATGGACGCTGAAGGTCCAAAACTGCACACCTATTCTGTACCAAAAGAAATCGTCAAAGAAGCAGATGGCACCCTGACTCTGCACCTGGAAAATGGTGAAAGCCAAAATGTTGATCAGCTAATCTGGGCAATCGGCCGTCACCCAACGACAGACGCCATCAATCTGGCTTCAACAGGCGTTGCAACCAATGACAAAGGCTACATCAAGGTAGACGAATACCAAGAAACTAACGTGAAAGGCATCTACTGTGTAGGTGACATCATGGAAGGCGGTATTGAGCTAACGCCAGTAGCGGTTAAAGCAGGTCGTCAGCTTTCTGAGCGTTTGTTCAACAACAAGCCAAACGCAAAAATGGATTACGACCTGGTTCCGACTGTCGTATTCAGCCACCCACCAATCGGTACCATCGGCCTGACTGAGCCAGAAGCGATTGCGAAGTACGGCGAAGACAACGTGAAAGTGTACACATCAGGCTTCACAGCAATGTACACCGCGGTAACAAAACACCGTCAACCATGTAAGATGAAACTGGTATGTGCTGGCGAAGACGAAACTGTCGTTGGTCTACACGGCATCGGCTTCACGGTAGACGAAATGATTCAGGGCTTTGGCGTAGCAATGAAGATGGGTGCAACTAAAGCAGACTTCGACTCTGTTGTAGCAATCCACCCAACGGGCTCGGAAGAGTTCGTTACTATGCGTTAATCGCTGATAAATCAAGCAAAAAGGGTCATCATTTGATGACCCTTTTTATTTGCTCGCTTTCATAATTTAATTGCTATTCTCCAGTAAAGAGCGAATAAACTCCTCAATAGAACTCCCCTATTTGCCATCATGTGCATGAATCAAACATAACCATAAGGTGAAGAGCATGAACCACGATCCCGTATTAAGCGCATTAAAAACTATTCATCAGCGCAAACCGAACTTCCAGCCTAAAGCGGCATTTATTCTGGGCTCCGGCTTGGGTGTATTAGCAGATGAACTGCAAGACAAAGTAGTTATTCCATACGAAGAGCTAGAATGCTTTCCGGTCAGCACAGTGCAAGGGCACTCCGGTGAACTGGTACTAGGCACAATGAACGGCGTCGACGTGGTGTGCATGAAAGGTCGTGGTCACTACTATGAGCACGGTTCTATGAAAGTGATGACCACTCCGGTACGCACATTCAAAAAACTGGGCTGTGAGTTTTTACTGGTAACCAATGCGGCAGGTTCACTTCGCCCTGATCGTATTGATGTCGGTTCTTTGGTGGTATTTAGCGATCACATCAATACCATGCCGGAA is drawn from uncultured Vibrio sp. and contains these coding sequences:
- the gorA gene encoding glutathione-disulfide reductase — translated: MATHFDYICIGGGSGGIASANRAAMYGAKVALIEAQDLGGTCVNVGCVPKKVMWHGAQIAEAMNLYAEDYGFDVDVKGFDWSKLVESRQAYIGRIHQSYDRVLGNNKVNVIKGFAKFVDEKTVEVNGEHYTADHILIAVGGRPTIPNIPGAEYGIDSNGFFDLAEQPKRVAVVGAGYIAVEIAGVLHALGTETHLFVRKESPLRSFDPMIIETLVEVMDAEGPKLHTYSVPKEIVKEADGTLTLHLENGESQNVDQLIWAIGRHPTTDAINLASTGVATNDKGYIKVDEYQETNVKGIYCVGDIMEGGIELTPVAVKAGRQLSERLFNNKPNAKMDYDLVPTVVFSHPPIGTIGLTEPEAIAKYGEDNVKVYTSGFTAMYTAVTKHRQPCKMKLVCAGEDETVVGLHGIGFTVDEMIQGFGVAMKMGATKADFDSVVAIHPTGSEEFVTMR
- the xapA gene encoding xanthosine phosphorylase: MNHDPVLSALKTIHQRKPNFQPKAAFILGSGLGVLADELQDKVVIPYEELECFPVSTVQGHSGELVLGTMNGVDVVCMKGRGHYYEHGSMKVMTTPVRTFKKLGCEFLLVTNAAGSLRPDRIDVGSLVVFSDHINTMPESPMVGPNDDEYGPRFFSLANAYDKDLRAEAFEVGKANDIHLNEGVFVSYTGPNFETAAEIRMMQVMGGDVVGMSVVPEVISAAHCGLPVLAVCAITNMAEGLGDVELSHEQTLKCAKLAEADFIHFIKSFMKHHF
- a CDS encoding 23S rRNA (adenine(2030)-N(6))-methyltransferase RlmJ; this encodes MLSYRHSFHAGNHADVVKHIVQSLILDALKQKDKPFVYHDTHSGVGRYDLTHEWSEKTGEYKQGIARIWDNTNIPQDIKSYIDSIKALNNGENLRYYPGSPRVARAQIREQDRMVLTELHPADHPLLEQEFHRDRQVSIYKEDGFQRLKASLPPQERRGLVLIDPPYELAKEYRDVVRAIHQSHKRWATGIYAIWYPVVNRIDIDDMIEGLEALGIRKILQIELGVAPDTNERGMTASGMIVINPPWKLESQMKEILPFLQEAIAPATGHWKVDWIVPE